The proteins below are encoded in one region of Knoellia sp. S7-12:
- a CDS encoding ATPase, T2SS/T4P/T4SS family: MTPTTVDRHDPIVAPRMLPRPYAGDLDWGLVAAFRQQASDRLSAALGEDRGHLTVAAQRDRGRSIIVELLEGEAAERIDVGAPTWSPAEEAAMATAVDNALFGLGRLQPLVDDDTVENIIITGHDQVTLELVDGRMVPGPAVADSDAELIDFLVFLASRSEVNARPFSQAQPRLHLRLDGGARLAAAAWVTPRPSVVIRRHRLRRVTLGDLVQRGAMSELAASFLSAAVRARRSIVVTGAQGAGKTTLVRALCAEIPKHEAIGTFETEYELHLHELRDQHPIVFAWEARPGSGERGPDGRQAGEFTLSEALFDSFRFNLSRQIVGEVRGHEILAMLKAMESGAGSISTTHAPSAEGAIGKLVTCAMEAGPHVTHDYAVRAIASAIDVVVHVHLETTPMADGTPQRQRWVAEIITVTGGEREKGYAVQHVFRTAPGEREATPHVLDDAYRDLARWGFDLDAFYATARGAAS, from the coding sequence ATGACCCCCACAACGGTCGACCGGCACGATCCGATCGTCGCGCCTCGGATGCTGCCCCGCCCGTATGCGGGCGACCTGGACTGGGGTTTGGTCGCCGCGTTCCGGCAACAGGCCTCGGACCGGCTCAGCGCCGCTCTGGGCGAGGACCGTGGCCACCTCACTGTCGCAGCGCAACGCGACCGAGGCCGCTCGATCATCGTCGAGCTGCTCGAAGGCGAGGCGGCCGAACGGATTGACGTGGGTGCCCCCACCTGGTCCCCGGCGGAGGAGGCCGCGATGGCCACCGCGGTCGACAACGCACTGTTCGGGCTGGGCCGTCTTCAGCCGTTGGTGGACGACGACACGGTGGAGAACATCATCATCACCGGCCACGACCAGGTCACCCTCGAGCTTGTTGACGGGCGAATGGTTCCCGGCCCGGCGGTGGCCGACTCCGACGCCGAACTCATCGACTTCCTCGTCTTCCTCGCCTCCCGAAGCGAGGTCAACGCCCGCCCGTTCTCCCAGGCGCAGCCTCGGCTGCACCTGCGCCTGGACGGCGGGGCCCGGCTCGCCGCTGCCGCGTGGGTGACCCCGCGCCCGTCGGTAGTGATCCGCCGGCACCGGCTCCGCCGGGTCACCTTGGGCGACCTCGTGCAGCGCGGGGCGATGTCCGAGCTGGCGGCGTCGTTCCTGTCCGCCGCGGTCCGCGCCCGGCGCAGCATCGTCGTCACCGGAGCGCAGGGCGCTGGCAAGACCACTCTGGTACGGGCCTTGTGTGCGGAGATTCCCAAGCATGAGGCGATCGGCACCTTCGAGACCGAATACGAGCTGCACCTGCACGAGCTCAGGGACCAGCACCCGATCGTGTTTGCGTGGGAGGCCCGCCCCGGCTCCGGTGAACGAGGCCCGGACGGTCGGCAGGCGGGCGAGTTCACCCTGTCCGAGGCCCTGTTCGACTCGTTCCGGTTCAACCTGTCCCGGCAGATCGTCGGGGAGGTCCGCGGACATGAGATCCTCGCGATGCTCAAGGCGATGGAGTCCGGAGCAGGGTCGATCTCCACCACGCACGCACCGTCCGCGGAGGGTGCGATCGGCAAGCTCGTTACCTGCGCGATGGAAGCCGGCCCGCACGTCACCCACGACTACGCGGTGCGCGCCATCGCGTCCGCGATCGACGTCGTGGTCCACGTGCACCTGGAGACCACCCCCATGGCGGATGGGACCCCGCAACGGCAACGGTGGGTCGCCGAGATCATCACCGTCACCGGCGGGGAGCGGGAGAAGGGGTACGCCGTTCAGCACGTGTTCCGCACCGCCCCCGGCGAACGCGAAGCCACCCCGCACGTCCTGGACGACGCATACCGGGACCTGGCCCGCTGGGGTTTCGACCTGGATGCGTTCTACGCCACCGCCCGGGGAGCCGCATCATGA
- a CDS encoding type II secretion system F family protein produces the protein MTAFLPALAGALIVAGIIGMAVGLHPVPPRAAAPTTPMPGVKRVTSMSRRTRMLLLAGTATGLLVAGATGWVVAVLVVPAAAAGLPVLLSAPPASAKIDRLEAMEEWTRSLSGVLTAGVGLEQALISTLRSTPDPIRPEVTRLASRLRARWTTEDALRAFADDLDDATGDVVAANLILGARRRGAGLASVLNALAESVAADVRARREIEADRAKPRATARWVTLITVSVLAFLALTGEYVAPFGTPLGQVLLVLLLSLYVATLVWMRRMATGAPLPRFVGAAARAAAS, from the coding sequence ATGACCGCGTTCCTCCCAGCGCTGGCCGGCGCGCTAATCGTCGCCGGCATCATCGGCATGGCCGTCGGGCTGCACCCGGTCCCGCCCCGTGCAGCCGCGCCCACCACACCCATGCCAGGCGTCAAGCGGGTCACGTCCATGTCGCGGCGGACCCGGATGCTGCTGCTGGCCGGAACCGCCACCGGGCTTCTGGTGGCCGGGGCGACCGGATGGGTGGTCGCGGTCTTGGTCGTCCCGGCCGCGGCCGCCGGCCTCCCGGTGCTGCTGTCCGCGCCGCCGGCATCGGCCAAGATCGACCGGCTCGAGGCGATGGAGGAGTGGACCCGCTCCCTGTCCGGGGTCCTGACCGCCGGCGTCGGCCTCGAGCAGGCCCTCATCTCGACCCTGCGTTCCACACCGGACCCGATCCGTCCCGAGGTGACCAGGTTGGCGTCTCGGCTACGGGCCCGGTGGACCACCGAAGACGCCCTTCGGGCGTTCGCCGATGACCTCGACGACGCCACCGGCGACGTCGTCGCCGCCAACCTCATCCTCGGCGCCCGACGCCGCGGCGCAGGTTTAGCCAGTGTCCTGAACGCCCTGGCCGAGTCCGTCGCGGCCGACGTGCGGGCACGCCGCGAGATTGAGGCCGACCGCGCCAAACCGCGCGCCACCGCCCGCTGGGTCACCCTCATCACCGTCAGCGTCCTGGCTTTCCTCGCCCTGACGGGTGAGTACGTCGCCCCGTTCGGCACCCCGCTCGGGCAGGTACTGCTGGTGCTGCTGCTGTCGCTGTACGTGGCGACGTTGGTGTGGATGCGGCGCATGGCCACCGGCGCACCGCTGCCGCGGTTCGTTGGCGCGGCTGCTCGAGCGGCGGCTAGCTGA
- a CDS encoding type II secretion system F family protein, with amino-acid sequence MVTGLQLAIVAGALVGLGGVLLVWHLFPAHPDLRDALERLSPDQARRRTQTVGAATDSTQRLGLWGMKVLPATVWGRAPVRELAILRKPVSRFYGEKILFALVGVAIPPLLSTVFTLGGANLPFVIPVVATIGFAAAMFFLPDYNVRDDAKRARADFSRALGAYIDLVALERNNGAGPRQAMEAAAAVGDSWVFRRLTEELARTRWSGLTPWEALRALGDELGLPELDDLADIMRLSGEEGAQVYAQLRARSAGMRTAMLNTEKAKANEIGERMSIPMSLLGVIFLAILVAPALLRVMGGAP; translated from the coding sequence ATGGTCACCGGGCTGCAGCTCGCGATTGTCGCCGGGGCCCTGGTCGGTCTGGGCGGTGTCCTACTCGTCTGGCATCTCTTCCCGGCGCACCCGGACCTTCGTGACGCACTGGAGCGGCTCTCCCCGGATCAGGCCCGTCGCCGCACCCAGACCGTGGGTGCCGCGACCGACTCCACGCAGCGTCTGGGGTTGTGGGGCATGAAGGTCCTGCCCGCGACAGTGTGGGGTCGGGCCCCGGTTCGGGAGCTGGCGATCCTGCGCAAACCGGTGTCCCGGTTCTACGGGGAGAAGATCCTGTTCGCTCTGGTCGGGGTGGCGATCCCACCGTTGCTGAGCACGGTCTTCACGCTGGGCGGGGCCAACCTGCCGTTCGTCATCCCGGTCGTGGCCACGATCGGGTTCGCGGCGGCGATGTTCTTCCTGCCCGACTACAACGTGCGCGACGACGCCAAACGCGCCCGCGCCGATTTCTCCCGCGCGTTGGGCGCCTACATCGACCTCGTCGCCCTCGAACGCAACAACGGCGCCGGCCCCCGCCAGGCGATGGAGGCCGCGGCCGCGGTCGGCGACTCGTGGGTGTTCCGCCGCTTGACCGAGGAACTGGCCCGCACCCGCTGGTCCGGCCTGACCCCGTGGGAGGCGTTGCGTGCCCTCGGCGACGAGCTGGGCCTGCCCGAACTGGACGACCTCGCCGACATCATGCGCCTGTCCGGGGAGGAAGGCGCCCAGGTGTACGCCCAACTGCGGGCCCGCTCCGCCGGGATGCGCACCGCGATGCTCAACACGGAGAAGGCCAAGGCCAACGAGATCGGTGAACGCATGTCCATCCCGATGAGCCTGCTCGGCGTCATCTTCCTGGCCATCCTCGTCGCCCCCGCCCTGCTGCGCGTCATGGGCGGTGCCCCGTGA
- a CDS encoding TadE family protein: MTRPHLLYLPARQRARRAWWRERGSASIQMALIMPALFSVMFLGMQAALHYHARTIAMAAAQEGARAAGAEDGTTSAGVAAATSYVTDTGGDSLTRPTVTGTRTATTASVTVRGVALSVIPGWQPTITQSATVPVERITG; encoded by the coding sequence GTGACCCGTCCGCACCTGCTCTACCTGCCCGCGCGCCAGCGTGCGCGACGGGCGTGGTGGCGTGAGCGGGGGTCGGCATCGATCCAGATGGCGCTGATCATGCCGGCCCTGTTCTCGGTGATGTTTCTGGGGATGCAGGCCGCCCTGCACTACCACGCCCGCACCATTGCTATGGCCGCCGCACAAGAAGGGGCACGTGCCGCCGGCGCCGAGGACGGCACCACCAGCGCCGGGGTCGCCGCCGCGACGAGCTACGTCACCGACACCGGCGGCGACTCCCTCACCCGACCCACCGTCACCGGCACCCGCACTGCCACTACGGCGTCCGTAACTGTGCGCGGGGTCGCGCTCAGCGTCATCCCCGGGTGGCAGCCGACGATCACCCAGTCCGCCACCGTGCCCGTGGAGAGGATCACCGGATGA
- a CDS encoding TadE family protein, whose product MRRRPETGSAAIETAVGLPAFMLFVALVLLGGRLAIATQAVQASASEAARVASIARSPGAANGDATTAAAASLANQNVRCVQSTVTLNTTGFNAPVGGPAQTTATVRCVVNLADLSLPGIPGTRTVTATASSPIDTYRER is encoded by the coding sequence ATGAGGCGCCGCCCCGAAACCGGGTCCGCTGCGATCGAGACCGCGGTGGGTCTACCCGCGTTCATGCTCTTCGTCGCACTCGTCCTCCTTGGCGGGCGCCTGGCCATCGCCACACAGGCCGTACAGGCGTCCGCATCGGAGGCCGCCCGCGTCGCCTCCATCGCCCGCAGCCCCGGTGCCGCCAACGGCGACGCGACCACGGCCGCCGCCGCCAGCCTGGCCAACCAGAACGTGCGCTGTGTGCAGTCCACCGTCACCCTGAACACCACCGGTTTTAACGCCCCCGTCGGCGGCCCCGCGCAAACCACCGCCACCGTGCGGTGCGTCGTAAACCTCGCCGACCTGTCCCTGCCCGGCATACCCGGCACCAGGACCGTGACCGCCACCGCCAGCTCACCGATCGACACCTACCGGGAGCGCTGA
- a CDS encoding pilus assembly protein TadG-related protein, translated as MTDHHPTTQQRERGSVTLWLATCGFAMIVVVGLAVDLGGQVQAQQRARSLAAQAARTGGQQLQPGPAIRGEAAAADRTRAVQAARAYLAATDVTGTVEVSGSDTITVTTTDTYATTFLGIIGLNTLTVTGNAQARITRSVEGVEQ; from the coding sequence ATGACCGACCACCACCCCACGACACAGCAGCGGGAACGCGGCTCGGTGACCCTCTGGTTGGCCACCTGCGGGTTCGCCATGATCGTCGTCGTTGGGCTGGCAGTTGACCTCGGCGGTCAGGTCCAGGCCCAACAACGCGCCCGGAGTCTCGCGGCGCAGGCTGCCCGCACCGGTGGGCAGCAGCTGCAGCCCGGCCCCGCGATCCGCGGCGAGGCCGCCGCCGCAGACCGGACACGGGCAGTCCAAGCGGCTCGCGCCTACCTGGCCGCCACCGACGTGACCGGCACCGTCGAGGTTTCCGGCAGCGACACCATCACCGTGACCACGACCGACACCTACGCCACCACGTTCCTGGGAATCATCGGCCTCAACACCCTGACCGTCACCGGCAACGCTCAGGCCCGCATTACCCGATCCGTGGAAGGAGTCGAACAGTGA